A stretch of Orientia tsutsugamushi DNA encodes these proteins:
- a CDS encoding ATP-dependent RecD-like DNA helicase produces the protein MKKLKEVINSYFAKLSLLNRVDQISRVQQAQIRPPIIRGLINEIVDNEVRREYYLKIVKDADVITDSITHYQSIFTKQRVEKEVKDIPNKIERAMLVQQVLSSSRVLELYHDDGKISKYFTTVEVRNEEARIIRMANKINDQVYYKDIYNLKNDIESLTNVSEEQKQALKHILLSTSGVRVLRGRAGTGKSHVLAAVYKLAINCGQNIIGLAPTHKAVSELKSKGYKECNTIKGFLYNQRNTVTKDILIVVDKAGMVGTREYAELFKVVRNNNCQLILVGDERQLASVERGGMFEILANTYDSHVLTDVRKQSENWSREVAEKFAEGNILSGITLLKQNNCIEFANTLQDSMNKLIYDWSHGKCKLQEKLIITVRNKDVDKLNLNIRSLLKANSTLKGHEYSRSIAKKQESYMTGDRIVFQTSDKDLQIENSEFATLVSVNKNKFVAKTDTGKDVSFDPSKINFKHGYASTVYKAHGASIKDVYILHNGVSNISSSYTAMTRHVEKLRLYCNRQATESFNSLIYQISNPNDKSASITLKTAEDLKQEQKQKKTNCFSKICNWVKSIVTDINDRSHVNEEYYQFTPKPEQSAKVERVQQENSIKLQSDKDIATPSFTQIKEQRWYDYDVTILSEEAAILSLQKVGIDSRMVYVSTVSDLKYYQPFQGEKILIAANNDKQNKEYVSTINEVAQILERKGAITSIVMPLEDKNFNEMLKNKGMIAVKELVIPEVIKLVKVEYQNIH, from the coding sequence TCAGATAAGTAGAGTACAGCAAGCTCAGATTAGGCCACCTATAATTAGAGGTTTAATTAATGAAATAGTAGATAATGAAGTACGTAGAGAGTATTATTTAAAAATTGTTAAAGATGCTGATGTAATAACGGATTCTATAACACATTATCAATCTATTTTTACCAAGCAGCGTGTTGAAAAAGAAGTCAAAGATATACCAAACAAAATAGAAAGAGCAATGTTAGTTCAACAAGTGCTTAGTTCAAGTAGAGTACTAGAATTATATCATGATGATGGTAAGATTAGCAAATATTTTACAACAGTTGAGGTTAGAAATGAGGAAGCAAGAATAATCAGAATGGCTAATAAAATCAATGATCAAGTTTATTACAAAGATATTTACAACCTTAAAAATGATATAGAAAGCCTGACCAATGTCAGTGAAGAGCAAAAACAAGCTCTAAAACATATTCTGCTGAGTACTAGTGGAGTTAGAGTGCTAAGAGGAAGAGCTGGTACAGGTAAGTCTCATGTTTTAGCAGCAGTATACAAGCTTGCTATAAATTGTGGTCAGAATATCATTGGACTTGCTCCTACTCATAAGGCAGTGTCAGAGCTGAAGAGTAAAGGTTACAAGGAGTGCAATACAATAAAAGGATTTTTATATAATCAAAGAAATACAGTTACTAAAGACATCTTAATAGTAGTAGATAAAGCAGGAATGGTAGGTACTAGAGAGTATGCAGAGCTATTTAAGGTAGTTAGAAACAATAATTGTCAACTAATACTTGTTGGAGATGAAAGGCAGCTAGCTTCAGTAGAAAGAGGGGGAATGTTTGAGATACTAGCTAATACCTATGATTCACATGTTTTAACAGATGTTAGAAAGCAAAGTGAAAATTGGAGCAGGGAAGTAGCTGAAAAGTTTGCTGAAGGTAATATTTTAAGCGGCATAACATTACTGAAACAAAACAACTGTATAGAGTTTGCTAATACATTGCAGGACTCAATGAATAAGTTAATATATGACTGGAGTCATGGCAAGTGTAAGCTACAAGAAAAATTAATAATTACAGTACGCAACAAGGACGTTGATAAACTTAATTTGAATATCAGAAGCTTGTTAAAAGCTAATAGTACATTAAAAGGTCATGAATATAGCCGTTCAATTGCTAAAAAACAAGAGTCTTATATGACTGGAGATAGAATTGTATTTCAAACAAGCGATAAAGACTTACAAATTGAAAACAGTGAATTTGCAACTCTAGTATCAGTTAATAAAAATAAGTTTGTAGCTAAGACAGATACAGGAAAAGATGTTAGCTTTGATCCAAGTAAAATCAATTTTAAACATGGTTATGCAAGTACTGTTTATAAGGCGCACGGAGCTTCCATAAAAGATGTATATATTCTTCATAATGGTGTAAGTAACATAAGTAGCTCATATACAGCTATGACAAGGCATGTAGAGAAATTACGTTTATATTGCAATAGGCAAGCTACTGAAAGTTTTAACAGTTTAATATATCAGATCAGCAACCCAAATGATAAATCAGCGAGCATAACCTTGAAAACTGCTGAAGATTTGAAACAAGAGCAGAAACAGAAAAAAACGAATTGTTTTAGTAAAATCTGTAATTGGGTTAAGTCTATAGTAACTGATATCAATGATAGATCTCATGTTAATGAAGAATATTACCAATTTACTCCTAAACCAGAGCAATCAGCTAAAGTAGAAAGAGTACAGCAAGAGAATAGCATAAAACTACAGTCTGACAAAGATATTGCTACTCCATCATTTACGCAAATAAAAGAACAAAGATGGTACGATTACGATGTAACGATTCTATCAGAAGAAGCAGCAATATTAAGTCTGCAGAAGGTAGGCATCGATAGTAGAATGGTATATGTCTCAACTGTAAGTGATTTGAAGTACTATCAACCATTTCAAGGAGAAAAGATTCTTATAGCTGCAAATAATGATAAACAAAATAAAGAATATGTAAGCACTATAAATGAGGTAGCGCAGATATTAGAAAGAAAAGGAGCAATCACTAGTATTGTAATGCCTTTAGAAGATAAAAATTTTAACGAAATGCTGAAAAATAAAGGTATGATAGCTGTTAAGGAGCTTGTGATACCTGAAGTCATTAAATTAGTAAAAGTAGAATATCAAAACATACACTAA